The genomic interval TGGAGGTTCGTAGGCGACGTAAGGGAGGCCGACGGAGAGAGGAGGCTCAAGGACCTAAGCGCGGAGCACGGGGTGTGGGACTGCGTCAGGTGCATGCACTGTACGGAGTACTGCCCCAAGGGGGTGGACCCCTTGAAGGCCATAGAGCAACTCCGCTCCCGCGCCATGGGGGCCGGCATAGTCGACAACCACGGCGCGAAGCATACGCTTGCCATGGCCGAGTCCATAAAGAGGGTCGGCAGGCTCGACGAGGCGGCAATGACTTTTAAGACGCTCGGGATCCTGAGGTCGCTCGGCATGATACCGTTCGGCCTCAAGATGGAAATACACGGGAAGATGCCTCACCCCATAATCTTCCCGGCCATCGAGAAGATGGAAGAGGTGAAGAAGATATACGAGGCCGTGGAGGAGAAGAGGAAGAAGGAGAGGGGGGGGGAGGGGTAGGCCGTGGCGAAGCTCAAATACGCATACTACCCGGGCTGCGCCTCGCAGGCCATAACCAGGGAATCGAACGAGACCACGAGGCGGGTGGCCCGCATTCTCGGCATAGAGCTGCACGACATGCCAGCAGCCAACTGCTGCGGGGCCGGGCTCATGACCGACTACGACTACGAGCTCTCGCTGGCGCTGAACGCCCGCATATTCGCGCAGGCCGAAGAGATGGGCATGGATATCATGACCATATGCTCGACCTGCCTCATGGTCATGAACAAGGCCAACCGGGACCTTACCTCAAACCCGGGGCTCCTGGAAAGCACGAACGCGATACTCGGGGAGGCGGGGCTTAAGTACGGGGGGAAGGTGAAGGTAAAGCAGCTCCTCTGGGTCCTCGCCGAGGACTACGGCTTTGACAGGCTGAAGAAGAAAGTAAAGAAGCCGCTTAGCTGGCTCAAGGCCGCGCCGTTTTACGGCTGCCACAGCCTGAGGCCTTCGGATGCACTCGGCTTCGACGACCCTGAAGACCCCCGCTCCCTGGAGGAGGCCATAGGGGCGCTCGGAGGAGAGGTGGTGGACTACGCCGGGAAGACTAAGTGCTGCGGTTTTCAGATAGACCTCGTTAACGAGGAGGCCGCGGTCGAGATGACCGGGAGGCGGCTTACCGGGGCGCTCGACAAAGGGGCCGACTGCATGGTCACCCCGTGTCCGTTCTGCCACATAAACCTGGATAACTACCAGTCCATGGCGGAGAAGAAACTTTCCCGGAAGATCGACCTCCCGGTCTTTCATTTTTCGCAGCTCGTGGGTCTCGCCCTCGGCATGAGCCCGGCCGAGCTCGGCCTCTCGCGCCACCTCGTCTCGCCGGAGAAGATAGTCAGGTAACGCTCTTACCCGTCCTTGCGTCCTCTCTGCTTCGCCGCCTTCTGCATATCCCGCTCGGCGTCCTTCTTCTTCAGGGTCTCGCGCTTGTCGTAATGTTTCTTCCCTATGGCCAGCCCTATCTCGACCTTGGCCTTGCCTTGTTTGAAGTACATCCGGGTAGGGACGAGGGTGTAGCCCTTCTGCCGGGTCTTTACGACGAGCTTCCTTATCTCGCGTTTGTGCATGAGGAGTTTTCGGGTGCGGGCGGGGTCGAGGCGGTTAAAGCTGTCGGCCTGGGTGTAGGGGCTTATGTGGGCGTTTATGAGGAATATCTCCTCGCCCTGGATGCGGGCGTGGCTCTCCTTCAAGTTGGCCTTGCCGAGCCGGAGGGATTTTACCTCCGAGCCCGCGAGCACCAGTCCGCATTCGAAGGTCTCCTCGATAAAGTAGTCATGGAACGCCTTCTTATTGCTGCAAATTATCTTCAACCCGCCGCCTTTGTTATCCGTATTATTTTTGGCCTCATGGCCGACTCCCTCGCGGTCGTACCCGTGTAGATCTTTACCCCCCCGAAGGCGAGCGCCACGAAGAGGAAGCCGAGAGCGGCGGATAGCAGGTCCGCGTTCCAGGACGGCGCGAGTGAGGCGACCGCGACCTGCCCGAGCACCACCCCGGCTATGAAGCCGATGAGGGGGATGAGGTAGAGGAGCGCCCCGGCCCTGAGCATCTCGACCGGGGCGACAGTGAAGACGACCTCGTCCCCTACTCGCGCGTTAACGGGGTTTTCGGCCTCCACGACCATGTCGCTCTCGCCTACGCTCCGGCAGATCTCCTTTGAGCCGCAGCCGTCGCAGGCCTCGTTCTTCTCGGTCTTTATGAGTGCCAACCCCTCCCCGGTTATCTCTAAGATTGTGCCTTTTTCCTCTATCATAAACACATGTTAGCAGAGATATTTCATCTTTTCAACTATGCCCACGGTAGCGTCAGGTATTGTGTGTAAGTAAGCCTTCTTCATGCCCGGTGCCACTAACGGCTGTTTAGAAAGTGAAGCACCATCATGGTGCGCCGCTTGCCGTATGCCGATATCTGCGGTAAACTGTAAGGTGCTATGGTGAAGAGGATTTTCCCCCTTGTCCTTGCCTTTGTCCTTTTCCACGGTACGGGCCGGGCCGCGCCGGAGGGCTTCGAGGTAACGGACTATCTGACCGGCCTTGAGGTCTGTATAACGCTCGCCTTCGCCCCGGACGGGAGGCTCTTCTTCCTCGAGAAGAACTCCGGCAGGGTGAGTGTGGTAAGGGAGGGCCGTCTCGACCCGAAACCATGGGCCGAGCTGAAGGTGGACCCCGAGTGGGAGAGGGGGCTCCTCGGGATAGCGTTCGACCCGAAATTTTCCGTTAACGGACATGTCTACCTCTACCATTCGGTGCCGGGGAGCTCCAATAACCGCGTGGTGCGCCTTACGGAAAAGGACGGCAGGGGGGCAGGGGCTATAAAGGTCCTCGAGATAGAGGACCACGTCCCCGCCTCCAACCATAACGGCGGCAACATCAACTTCGGTCCGGACGGATTTTTATATATAACCGTCGGCGACGGCGGCGGCGCGCCCGGAAGGTCGCAGGAAAACACGAACCTCCTTGGGAAGATGCTCCGCGTCGACGTGAGGGGCCCGCTCCCGGTGAGATACAAAAAGCCCACGGAACTCTTCTACGCAAAGGGACTCCGCAACAGCTTCGACATGGCATGGAACCCGGCCAACGCCGCCCTCTACGCCACGGAGAACGGCCCGATCGGAAGGGACGAGATAAACATTATAAGGGAGGGCGGCAACTACGGCTGGCCCGACGAGACGGGGTACTATTCGACCCATGAATATGAAAACCCCCTCTGGGACTTCGGCCTGCGGGCCGTGGCCCCGACCGGGATAGTCTTCTACCCCGAGGGGGGTGAGGGGGGCAAGGGGGGCAACTTCCCGGACGACTACACGCATAACATGTTCGTCACCGACTATAACTACGGCCGGGTATACAGGATAAGGCTTTCGGGCGAGGGGCTCGACACCATAAGGAAGGACGACTTTTCGGTCTGGATGGAGAAGGGTTTTGCCGGCACCACCTTCGCGGACATAACCGTCGGACCGGACGGGGCTTTATACCTCGCGGGCTTTCATAAGATAGTAAAGATAGAGTACCGGCCCGGGGCCGTGGAGTGAGATGAAGAAAAAAATAGTACAGAAAGGCGCCCGGCATACGGCGCTGCGGGTCCTTACCCGGGTCGAGGCCGGGGACGCCTACTCCGACATAGTCCTTAATAGCGAGCTCGGGGAGCTTGAGGGGCCGGACCGGGCGCTGGCGACCGAGCTAGTATACGGGGTGCTCCGCTGGCGGATAAAGATAGACTGGATAGTAAACTCCTTCTCGAAGATAAAGACCAAAAAACTCGAACACCGGGTCCTGAACGCCCTGAGGCTCGGGGTCTACCAGCTGCTCTTTCTGACCAGGGTCCCCCCGAGCGCGGCCGTGGACGAGAGCGTTAAGCTCGTAAGGCTCGAGGGACAAAAGAAGGCGGGCTTCGTGAACGCCGTGCTTCGGATGGTCGCCTCGGGCAGGGAGGGGATAGTCTTCCCCGTGCTCAAGAGGGAGCCGATAAAGTATATCTCCGTTGTCTTCTCTCACCCGGAATGGCTCGTCGAGCGGTGGATCAAGAACTGCGGCATAAAGGACGCAATAGCCCTCTGCCAGGCGAACTTGAAGGTGCCGCCCGTGGTCTTGAGGACCAACACCCTGAAGCTTACGAGGGGCGAGCTTCAGGCGCAGCTCGCCTCGGAGGGCTTTTCAACGACGGAGACGGAGTTCTGCCCCGACGCCCTTCGTGTGGTCGAAAAACGGGGCGGCGGGGAAGAGGGTAAGGGGGGAGGGGCGGGAGGGGGGGGAAGACTCGATCCGATAGACCC from Thermodesulfobacteriota bacterium carries:
- a CDS encoding CoB--CoM heterodisulfide reductase iron-sulfur subunit B family protein; this encodes MAKLKYAYYPGCASQAITRESNETTRRVARILGIELHDMPAANCCGAGLMTDYDYELSLALNARIFAQAEEMGMDIMTICSTCLMVMNKANRDLTSNPGLLESTNAILGEAGLKYGGKVKVKQLLWVLAEDYGFDRLKKKVKKPLSWLKAAPFYGCHSLRPSDALGFDDPEDPRSLEEAIGALGGEVVDYAGKTKCCGFQIDLVNEEAAVEMTGRRLTGALDKGADCMVTPCPFCHINLDNYQSMAEKKLSRKIDLPVFHFSQLVGLALGMSPAELGLSRHLVSPEKIVR
- the smpB gene encoding SsrA-binding protein SmpB, which translates into the protein MKIICSNKKAFHDYFIEETFECGLVLAGSEVKSLRLGKANLKESHARIQGEEIFLINAHISPYTQADSFNRLDPARTRKLLMHKREIRKLVVKTRQKGYTLVPTRMYFKQGKAKVEIGLAIGKKHYDKRETLKKKDAERDMQKAAKQRGRKDG
- a CDS encoding SoxR reducing system RseC family protein, with the protein product MIEEKGTILEITGEGLALIKTEKNEACDGCGSKEICRSVGESDMVVEAENPVNARVGDEVVFTVAPVEMLRAGALLYLIPLIGFIAGVVLGQVAVASLAPSWNADLLSAALGFLFVALAFGGVKIYTGTTARESAMRPKIIRITKAAG
- a CDS encoding PQQ-dependent sugar dehydrogenase, yielding MVKRIFPLVLAFVLFHGTGRAAPEGFEVTDYLTGLEVCITLAFAPDGRLFFLEKNSGRVSVVREGRLDPKPWAELKVDPEWERGLLGIAFDPKFSVNGHVYLYHSVPGSSNNRVVRLTEKDGRGAGAIKVLEIEDHVPASNHNGGNINFGPDGFLYITVGDGGGAPGRSQENTNLLGKMLRVDVRGPLPVRYKKPTELFYAKGLRNSFDMAWNPANAALYATENGPIGRDEINIIREGGNYGWPDETGYYSTHEYENPLWDFGLRAVAPTGIVFYPEGGEGGKGGNFPDDYTHNMFVTDYNYGRVYRIRLSGEGLDTIRKDDFSVWMEKGFAGTTFADITVGPDGALYLAGFHKIVKIEYRPGAVE
- the rsmB gene encoding 16S rRNA (cytosine(967)-C(5))-methyltransferase RsmB, whose translation is MKKKIVQKGARHTALRVLTRVEAGDAYSDIVLNSELGELEGPDRALATELVYGVLRWRIKIDWIVNSFSKIKTKKLEHRVLNALRLGVYQLLFLTRVPPSAAVDESVKLVRLEGQKKAGFVNAVLRMVASGREGIVFPVLKREPIKYISVVFSHPEWLVERWIKNCGIKDAIALCQANLKVPPVVLRTNTLKLTRGELQAQLASEGFSTTETEFCPDALRVVEKRGGGEEGKGGGAGGGGRLDPIDPRYYIQDEASQLITLLLSPRPGETVLDACAAPGGKTTHMAQMMENKGAIYALDKNAARLKTLDALAKRLGVDIVRTVQADASTLACQPSLLPYEGAAGGGAGGSLSAEALPEGGFDAVLVDAPCSGLGVVRRRPDIKWRRSAAKIKELSGLQARLLDNLAKYVKEGGRMVYSVCSLEPEETDRVVDGFLDTHRGFSVEDGSKYLPPARRPLSACRPLAVGDGRMRTFPHTHGTDGFFAVRLKRG